CCAATGGCTCGATGCGCTCGATGGCCCGCTCCATGAAGCCTCGGTCGGTGATCCTCAGGGAGATGGCGCCCTTTGGACATATCTCCACGCACCGGGCGCATCCACGGCAGGTTGCCTGGTCGATGACCGCCTTCTTGTCCACGATCTTCATCGCGCCCAAGTAGCAGGGATGCTTCTCCACGCAGGTGCCGCAACCCACGCACTTTGAGGCATCCACTATCACCTCCACTCCGGGCATCTTGGTCACGGTGCCAGCGATGCTCGAGTTCACGTTCGGAAGCATTTTCCATAAGCAGCAACAGGGACAGCAGGAGCATATGGATAGAAGGTTCTCCTTCTTCGTGCCTAGCCAGACGGAGTCGATCTTATCCCGGCCGATAAGGTGCACCAGGCCCGCCTCGCGGCACTTGCGCAAGTGCTCAAGCGCCTCTTCCATGGATACCAGCCGTCCCATCTTAAGATCGATCTTGGTCACATCCTTTCCCAGGAAGATACAACCAAGGTTCGCGGGATAGTGCTCGCAGTGGTTGGAGCTGCGGCACATGCAGCAGTTCATGAGGAAGCGGTATCTCGATTTGCGGATGAAATGCTCGATGACCTGCGAGGGCACCATGATGTTGGATGGCTCAGCTTGGACGTTCAGGTCGATGGTCCTGCGCTTCGCCTGCGTAGCTATCGCCACCTCGTCCTTGGGCAGGATGATTATGTCATCGCCACCGAAGAAGGCGATCTCCATGGTCTTGCCGATCAAGGGGACCTTCGTCATCTTGGCCAGGAAGAAGCGTTTCTTGAAACCGCTGCGAATGAGCCTGGTGTAGAGAGGGGTCATTCGGCCCATGCTCCAGAAGATGCCCATGCGGCGGTTAATGCCTTTCTATGAAGGTTGCTTGTTGCTCAGGTCCGGCTGCTAGCATCCAGATGTTCCATACCTATTCCCTCGAGGGCCTCTACCGCGCGAGAAAGGTCCTCCCTGGGGATGAGGATATGGTCGGTCTCGAACGAGGAGATGACGAACACCGGCACATCCACCTG
This portion of the Methanomassiliicoccales archaeon genome encodes:
- a CDS encoding 4Fe-4S binding protein, which translates into the protein MTPLYTRLIRSGFKKRFFLAKMTKVPLIGKTMEIAFFGGDDIIILPKDEVAIATQAKRRTIDLNVQAEPSNIMVPSQVIEHFIRKSRYRFLMNCCMCRSSNHCEHYPANLGCIFLGKDVTKIDLKMGRLVSMEEALEHLRKCREAGLVHLIGRDKIDSVWLGTKKENLLSICSCCPCCCLWKMLPNVNSSIAGTVTKMPGVEVIVDASKCVGCGTCVEKHPCYLGAMKIVDKKAVIDQATCRGCARCVEICPKGAISLRITDRGFMERAIERIEPLVDVTAE